One stretch of Kogia breviceps isolate mKogBre1 chromosome 18, mKogBre1 haplotype 1, whole genome shotgun sequence DNA includes these proteins:
- the BLOC1S3 gene encoding biogenesis of lysosome-related organelles complex 1 subunit 3, with the protein MASQGRRRRPETVVPGEAAETDSELSASSSEEEELYLVPSGPTRGRPTGLRVAGEAAESDSDSEPEPKAAPRDLPPLVVQRETAGEAWGEEEAPAPAPARSLLQLRLAESQARLDHDVAAAVSGVYRRAGRDVAALAGRLAAAQAAGLAAAHSVRLARGDLCALAERLDIVAGCRLLPDIRGVPPTEPEQDPGPRA; encoded by the coding sequence ATGGCGTCCCAGGGTCGTCGGCGGAGGCCTGAGACGGTGGTGCCGGGGGAGGCGGCCGAGACAGACTCGGAGCTCTCTGCGTCCTCgtcggaggaggaggagctgtaCCTGGTCCCCTCGGGCCCGACGCGCGGCCGCCCCACGGGActgcgggtggccggggaggccGCGGAGTCCGACTCGGACTCGGAGCCGGAGCCGAAGGCCGCGCCGAGGGATCTGCCTCCGCTCGTGGTGCAGCGGGAGACTGCCGGGGAGgcatggggggaggaggaggccccGGCGCCCGCCCCCGCGCGTTCGCTGTTGCAGCTCCGGCTGGCTGAGAGCCAGGCGCGGCTGGACCACGACGTAGCGGCCGCGGTGAGCGGCGTATACCGCCGCGCGGGCCGTGATGTGGCCGCCCTGGCCGGTAGGCTAGCGGCTGCCCAGGCGGCGGGATTGGCGGCGGCCCACAGCGTGCGCCTGGCGCGGGGGGACCTCTGCGCGCTGGCCGAGCGCCTGGATATCGTGGCCGGCTGCCGCCTGTTGCCCGACATCCGCGGCGTGCCGCCCACCGAGCCCGAACAAGACCCGGGACCGCGAGCCTAG